The Aedes albopictus strain Foshan chromosome 2, AalbF5, whole genome shotgun sequence region gctgaatttcaaaaggctgaatgcacaaaaggctgaacacgaaaggctgaaagtaacataaggctgaatttcaaaaggctgaatacacaaaaggctgaaattgcaaaaatgcaggaaatgagttatagtacttcttcttatttttctggcgtaacgtcccaactgagataaagtctgctttcagcttctatacgcatttcaacagttattaatagagagccttctctgccaattaccactttgcatttgtatatcgtgtgacaggcaggaagatactttatgcccgcggttgtcaaggaatttttcatTACAAAAAGTTTATGGCCCGAGGTGGAATCGTACCCGTCATTCTCAGaatgactacccgttcgctaaccagatcggctacatatatgagtcctagtcatagaatgtgctaagtgaagaggctaatgatgcataccaactaacacaaaaaatgactgatggtatttcaatcggagatttttccttctttgagcatgagctattctttcgagtcatgctgttatggagattggttgcctttacagctgccaacaatgtgatcagagatttttccttctttttaatatatgctattctttgcagaaatactgtcatagttatgtaggcgaccaataatgcatactttagcgcgaaaaaaacagtcctaacgctttccgatttcgaacatagtaacggaagcatgttcgtccaatgaaccatcaaccaatgaacggtagtgtgcgtcaaatgtcaaactcaagcaaacccaatgcaagtgtcagggctaAGTGGTCgtccaactagcaaattttcataaagattattatatcagtgtacgatatgaataattagagtgttatgtctgtttgtctgtgatgttagtgttgcctttacgctcgccgtttgaaaactagtcgaatcattatttcagtcttatgttatttcagccttttgacattttcagccttttgtgattcagcctttcgtaattcagccttttgttatttcagcctttcgtgtttcagccttttgtacgtaaccccagctatcacatggcgaatattcagcaagctgattcatttgcctgtgatagctgtgaatccgattatggaacttcgtatcatttgatatgtaactgtccagttttcgcgcaactgcgtttccgagtattcggtaaacacttattaagtgaaactgacttcagaaacctgaatcttcaggatattctgttattcttaacccgctgtggtaaagagctataggctctctttcgctttatgcgttattacagtgcccttttcagggcgctgtttgaacccattgtggtacgcttgtgcgttagtaccctcttccagggtatttttcctatttccctacctgtccctatccccatccaaatcctttttccttcctcttattattagatgatgaaataggctgttattttggcgatggcacaaatgtcccaaatggaggataacgtgcctctggagccggccttctgatacctcctGGATTAATCTACGACTTATTGTCGGCGCTAAATAGATTACATTATATGAAACAATGACATTTTTACATGAAACACTATTAATAATGGCAAATGTCTTGgatgtaaacaaacatgctaacaaggagcaggttagatcaggaaggataaaaatgtcgttatgttcccaatggatcactgatgatccacatgtttgttcataaaattagtgttttatcgtcaacttgttcatgaaacggtattttattgtgctaatatacatactgtagggcatgctagtatttttttccgttgaaaataatgtttatgtttcggaatattgaatattcaaatattgtttgaattaaTATAGAAAAAATACCGACTTTCGCTAAATCATTTAGCtctcgaacaaaaacgagcagagaaattttgaccaaacttggcataatagttcattaaacgtatataaacatctgacgaaaaaatggaaatgatctaaCTTTTCCTctatttgtatgaacagtgcaaagtagtggatcacctgtgctaccatgggaaagagagggttaaatttgataattttatgacaaataatgcggaatattattcggttggtcgattctacgataaataagcattcatttgacgtattcacttattgcgtgtgaagcaatgcatgagctgtatgggtgcaccgaaaatgggctttctctggggggaaataggtgaaatcacagtgaattttcaattgcttattttcgatggcGAAAACGCTTTTTTTCACTGCTTTTAATGCttatgttatcagattatattacggaaaactgtttaacatctttttcgggacaatatttgcccaaaaagtacgtcatttcaatgaatttcaaaatagttcaaattaagattacattttgactagttcaaattttgatttctcaccctaataggaatacttgaaaccaattaatatttgatgttggaactggaatacaatttaaagttcgatctggattttacccaaggttaagtttactacaccaaaaatgagtaGTTTTcagccaaattcagataaaataacattttttcaactttgatcaaattttctcactaattccatcatttttagagataatatgtacattttgcagaatttcagGATTTTacttaaagttgccacatgactcgaactcttgccccacaattccaACTTCTGCCCCACTATGTgtgaaatatgatttccaaatcttttttgcaaaaagttatacatgcttcaaaacatacctagttacgccccaaaataaaagaccgaattcgatttcattacaattccaatccatgcgttggaagaacCATCGCATTACAAGAACCCTAGAAAATGGGTATGTCGGCCGTGAATCCAGCACGAATATGATGACAGGTTCGAGTCTCGGTCAGTCCAAGTACTTTTCTAAAAAATACGCGatacgagcccgaaaccggtctaCCTAAAGAGGTAAATTTAGGGTTCTTTTTTAATTAGTAAGAACTATATAAGCGTTGTGTTTCATCTTGTATCGCGTATTTTATTACATCGTGAATTACATTAGCACAATCACCAAATTGTTTGCAAGaacttttgtaatatttttttatattttcttggACATGCAGTGCATTCGTGTCTGCCAAACGATATACTAGTGCAAAAAGATCATTGGCAGACAAAGActcagttaaaaatgtggaagtgTTAGGACGTTACTCCAAGGAGAAAAAGGTATGCGATATACGATGGCATTAACCTCTGACCTACCATATTTCTGACTACCATTGATTTTATTTGCTTTATTGTTTTAATTCAGCTTATATACCTATAACAACTTATGAATTTAGATATTTCAGACAACAAAAAGCACCAGAGTTtttattcttttggaattttgaaaccattcaaaattaaaaaggaaaatttttgaagctttATAAACTTTGAGAAGCATGTTCGTCGTTCTGTAACGTGAAATTGCGTCCAACATTTTCGTTCAGAAACTTTGATTCAATGAAAATAAAGACTTAAGCCTAAGTTATGATTAAGGTAAGTCGGAAGTCTTTTTAGATATTTCAAATTATATAGAAGCTCGAAGACATCAAcgcaaattttgataaatattagaGTTCAATTAATTTGTAATAAGAAAAGTAGCTCAAATTCTCAAACATATTTTATTtacaaaatcgtatattttattacgAAATTTTCTATTAATGCTGTCAtctaataaaattttgaacgatatTCGTATTAATGGCTTTTATTTGTACGAATGCAATTTAGCATAAAAAATCACTCAACTAACCTAGCAACAGTGGTCATTATGGATTTGGTAATTTTCATTTTTGTGAAGACTATCTGTATAATAATACGCGGACAATCACAAGCGAACAAAAACTGGAAAACGCTTCGAAAGTTCACCGTTTCACGCACCGCATTTTTATAAAACTCAACAACACAATGTCGCGCATTTTCTTGTACTTACTCTTGTTGTCCCTCCGCCGATCGGCACTACTCGGAATAGGCCCTATACACGCGGCACTTGCTGTCAGACAGTGCTGCCAGGAAAGTCTGGTTCGCTTCGTAGATTGGGCAGAGATCCCAGAGGACTTCGGACACCGGAAGACTCTGCACACGTTCGTTGCCCTTGCTGGCGCTCCAGGTTGCCAGTTGGCGATCGTCCTGCAGGTAGGCCGCTACCAGAGTATTGTTCTTGTCCAAGCTTATCTGGGCACTGCGGACCATGTTGGGCTCAACCGAAGAACCCGCGATGGTGTGAATGATATGCAGCGCGCATATCGAGTCCAGCTTAACGAGGCTTGCCAGAATGTAACGAGCTCTCGCATGGCGGCTGCTTGGGCGAGTGGTAATCATAATGTAGCCAGTCTTTTCGCAATAGTTCATGGCAGTAAATGGACCGTCCACGTTCAGTCGGGTAGACTCGACCCTTTGAGCAGCAGTGTATTCGAAGAACCAGCAGGAAGTCAGCTTACATACGAGGAAGCCGCCGAAGGGAATCGAACTGCTGGACGAAACAGGGCAAATATTGATAATGGGCGAGCAGTCGCCTTCAGTCCGGAACTCCTCTACGAACTGACTGCTGTTCCGAATGTCGTATACGTAAACAGCACCAGATTGAGTTCCCAAATACAGAAACTTACTCCTTTCCGAGTCAAAGGCACAGGACCACACATTCGCATCTGACGGCGTAAAGGTCACAACCGAGCGACTATTAAACGAAAATAATTTTACGCAACGCTCGCTAGTAGCGGCCGTAAACAGATCATCCTCCACGTCGATGGTGATGTCCCGGATCATCTTCCCGGATATGTGAAGCACCGACGAATGCTGGAATGTTGGTATGTCTACGAACTTAATCGAATAGCCGGGGAAGAGATTCTGAGTGGATTTTTGCGAGATCAACAGATGGTGTCGTTTACTTCCGTAGGCCATTACCCTACAGCCCGGTTCTCGACACAGATCGATCGTTTTGTCCAGGGCAATTTTGTAGTTGCGCATCGCTTTGGAAACACTAGCAACCTCTCCCAGCAGGGAAGCGTTCGTCCGTAGTTCTCCCCGCTGTTCGTAGTCCTTCAACTTCAACCGCATCTCGTTGGCCAAGGTCCTCTGCAGTTCCAGCTCCATACTGGCCACTTGCAGCTCCACAGCCAACTTGCTCACCTTCATCTTCTCCTCTTCCACCTGGTGGCGTAGCCTCATTTCCTCGGAGTTGTCGATGGCTTTCACCGCTTTGGCGTACAAATGTCGGATATCCCGCAAATGAGCCTTCGTCTTACAGGTGGCACACGAACGGCTCTGCACCGGATTGTCCtgcaaccagcgtttgatgcacATGTACCCGAACAGGTGGCCACATTTGAGCGATACC contains the following coding sequences:
- the LOC115267621 gene encoding E3 ubiquitin-protein ligase RFWD3-like, with protein sequence MEGAAEAEPDTSGGSSNLFEDDPVRFVTRTNTEGIESTASLSGEAADEVMEEEHLDEDMYGSADLVPVEEVQEDGPAGDEPEVMFINQPTINMEIDLARIQQPGFLSPVVILNSSLMVEPVPEAQATIEILHETDDDQGEEDEASRAAVTAAMMEGPIVLIEDTMRMGGHGPEPQAGPSTNRSLPDTPRSRKRRRTLTPQKPPAPPASADPQYDDDDDGTICSICLDSWTLTGEHRLVSLKCGHLFGYMCIKRWLQDNPVQSRSCATCKTKAHLRDIRHLYAKAVKAIDNSEEMRLRHQVEEEKMKVSKLAVELQVASMELELQRTLANEMRLKLKDYEQRGELRTNASLLGEVASVSKAMRNYKIALDKTIDLCREPGCRVMAYGSKRHHLLISQKSTQNLFPGYSIKFVDIPTFQHSSVLHISGKMIRDITIDVEDDLFTAATSERCVKLFSFNSRSVVTFTPSDANVWSCAFDSERSKFLYLGTQSGAVYVYDIRNSSQFVEEFRTEGDCSPIINICPVSSSSSIPFGGFLVCKLTSCWFFEYTAAQRVESTRLNVDGPFTAMNYCEKTGYIMITTRPSSRHARARYILASLVKLDSICALHIIHTIAGSSVEPNMVRSAQISLDKNNTLVAAYLQDDRQLATWSASKGNERVQSLPVSEVLWDLCPIYEANQTFLAALSDSKCRVYRAYSE